A genomic region of Chelmon rostratus isolate fCheRos1 chromosome 8, fCheRos1.pri, whole genome shotgun sequence contains the following coding sequences:
- the LOC121610980 gene encoding uncharacterized protein LOC121610980, translating to MTTYILWTVFTWTVKGILCTCRFLWICPYNAIKFLPRERHIAEDTSRQLKHLVGSESKVIAAIPGSPDRTTALYKRLTKTEKEILSLKTRIACERASWERRFAELQRKQEELHNQLASQAGVSVKVGSCDDQGQSGDNGEVFEECSSSPSRMMFQHRGSEVSSRGNTHSSSLSGSQLSSSSALSSRPVSSSSSATSVRSWRTSQGPHRVFVPHSPMDLELGHRVRIMLPSGRISTGTIRFLGHLQGEAELHLGVELQTPDHGLHDGSHRGHSYFECRPGYGAFVPFHKLLMAWE from the exons ATGACGACATACATCCTGTGGACTGTTTTTACATGGACGGTCAAGGGGATACTGTGCACCTGCAGGTTCCTCTGG ATATGCCCATACAATGCAATCAAATTCTTGCCAAGGGAACGACACATTGCAGAGGACACAAGCCGACAGCTGAAACACCTTGTGG GCTCTGAAAGCAAAGTGATCGCAGCCATACCAGGTAGCCCTGACCGTACAACCGCACTTTATAAAAGGCTGACCAAGACCGAGAAGGAGATACTGTCACTCAAAACCAGGATCGCGTGTGAGAGAGCATCATGGGAAAGGAGATTTGCAGAGCTGCAACGAAAACAGGAAGAGCTACATAATCAG CTGGCCTCTCAGGCTGGAGTGTCGGTGAAAGTGGGCAGTTGTGATGACCAGGGACAGTCAGGAGACAATGGAGAAGTATTTGAGGAGTGTTCAA GCAGCCCCTCAAGAATGATGTTCCAACACAGAGGGTCTGAGGTGTCGTCAAGAGGCAACACTCATTCAAGCAGTCTGTCAGGCAGCCAGTTATCCTCATCATCGGCACTGAGCTCAAGAcctgtctcctcctcatcttcagcCACCAG TGTGAGGTCATGGAGGACGTCCCAGGGGCCCCACCGGGTCTTTGTACCCCACTCCCCCATGGACCTGGAGCTGGGTCACCGGGTCAGGATCATGCTGCCATCTGGACGCATCAGCACTGGAACTATCCGTTTCCTGGGCCACCTGCAGGGGGAGGCAGAGCTCCACCTTGGGGTGGAGCTGCAGACACCTGATCACGGATTGCATGACGGCAGCCACAGGGGACACAGCTACTTTGAATG CAGGCCTGGCTATGGTGCCTTTGTACCATTCCACAAGCTACTGATGGCCTGGGAATGA